From the Carya illinoinensis cultivar Pawnee chromosome 4, C.illinoinensisPawnee_v1, whole genome shotgun sequence genome, one window contains:
- the LOC122307967 gene encoding two-component response regulator 24-like, with product MSSTNTENWMKDIGVLDLTGVGGGSTSAAKKITALVVDDDSVNQTIHSKMLENLGIQNQVVRNGKEAVDLHSSGNNFDLILMDMDMPVMNGIEATRKLREMGVRSIIAGVSTCTRDEREQKEFMESGLDDFQEKPLTTPKLVSILHKLNKKC from the exons atgtcgtccACTAATACTGAAAACTGGATGAAAGATATTGGAGTGCTTGATCTAACTGGTGTCGGAGGAGGAAGTACTTCTGCAGCAAAAAAGATCACTGCGCTTGTGGTGGACGATGACTCTGTAAACCAAACGATTCACAGCAAAATGTTGGAAAATCTAGGCATACAAAATCAGGTGGTGAGGAATGGCAAAGAGGCTGTTGATCTCCATTCTTCAGGAAACAATTTTGACCTCATTTTGATGGACATGGACATGCCTGTCATGAATGGCAtcgag GCAACGAGGAAACTCCGAGAAATGGGCGTTCGTAGTATTATTGCTGGAGTATCGACATGCACAAGAGACGAGCGAGAACAAAAGGAGTTCATGGAATCTGGGCTTGATGATTTTCAAGAGAAGCCTTTGACAACCCCCAAGCTGGTTTCAATCCTTCACAAGCTCAacaaaaaatgttga